In one bacterium genomic region, the following are encoded:
- the lpxC gene encoding UDP-3-O-acyl-N-acetylglucosamine deacetylase yields the protein MITGGCQRTIARPVTIRGAGLHSGAPAVARLLPAPAGAGIAFLRTDVAGATPIPARLEEVVATARSIVLGGSVRVATVEHLISAACGLGIDNLLVEVEGEELPCGDGSALIFVEALQAAGTVNQDAPRAPMVPDEPVWVSEGGSMIAAMPCERFRVTYVVTANAASMAPQMAEFREDLDDYAASIAPARTWGMAAEIEALRAQGMARGVSLETVLAIGPDGFLNEPRFPNEMARHKILDAIGDLGLLGRPVRAHIVAVRAGHGLHVALAREIARRFGGGRDA from the coding sequence GTGATTACCGGCGGCTGCCAGCGCACGATTGCCCGTCCGGTCACGATCCGGGGGGCCGGCCTCCATAGTGGCGCGCCGGCCGTTGCGCGCCTGCTGCCGGCGCCTGCCGGTGCTGGCATCGCGTTCCTCCGGACCGATGTGGCCGGCGCAACGCCTATTCCCGCACGCCTTGAGGAAGTAGTGGCAACGGCGCGGAGCATCGTGCTCGGCGGCTCCGTACGCGTGGCAACGGTGGAGCACCTCATATCTGCCGCGTGCGGGTTGGGGATCGATAACCTGCTGGTCGAAGTGGAGGGAGAGGAGCTACCGTGCGGAGACGGCAGCGCGCTGATCTTCGTTGAGGCCCTGCAGGCAGCGGGGACTGTGAATCAGGACGCGCCGAGGGCGCCAATGGTGCCGGACGAGCCGGTCTGGGTGAGCGAGGGCGGCAGCATGATCGCGGCCATGCCCTGCGAACGGTTCCGGGTGACCTATGTGGTCACCGCGAACGCGGCCTCGATGGCGCCGCAGATGGCCGAGTTCCGGGAGGACCTGGACGACTACGCCGCCTCTATCGCCCCGGCCCGCACATGGGGCATGGCGGCGGAGATCGAAGCGCTGCGGGCCCAGGGGATGGCACGCGGGGTATCGCTGGAGACGGTCCTGGCCATAGGTCCGGACGGGTTCCTCAACGAGCCACGGTTCCCCAACGAGATGGCGCGGCACAAGATCCTCGATGCCATAGGCGATCTGGGGCTGCTCGGCCGTCCCGTTCGCGCGCACATCGTGGCGGTACGCGCCGGACACGGGCTGCACGTGGCCCTAGCCCGGGAGATCGCACGGCGGTTTGGAGGCGGCCGTGATGCGTAA
- the lpxD gene encoding UDP-3-O-(3-hydroxymyristoyl)glucosamine N-acyltransferase translates to MKLAQLAHLARAELVGSGEVEISAVTDPAHAHAGALVMVSDPRDLAAAEASPAAALLVAGTAAPSAKPFLRSGNLRAAFARVLSAFAPEGRGPGEIHPTAVVAPDAGIGPDVLLGPFVVVASGAAIGPRTTVHAGTNIGSRVRIGADCLLHPHVTIYADCVLGDRVTIHSGTVIGSDGFGYATEEGVHLKVPHLGRVVIEDDVEIGANAAVDRATLGETRIGRGTKIDNLVQVAHNVLIGEGVLVVSQVGISGSVTIGSGVVLAGQAGVADHRRIGAGAQVLARAAVTRDVPDGATVSGFPARDHREEMRAMASVRRLPDLAERVAAIEAQLAGRSRRQGVRKRPG, encoded by the coding sequence ATGAAGCTCGCGCAACTGGCGCATCTAGCGCGGGCAGAGCTGGTCGGGTCCGGTGAGGTGGAGATAAGCGCGGTCACCGACCCGGCGCATGCTCATGCGGGGGCGCTGGTGATGGTTTCGGATCCGCGGGATCTCGCAGCCGCCGAGGCCTCACCTGCCGCCGCCCTGTTGGTGGCGGGCACCGCGGCCCCCTCTGCCAAGCCTTTCCTGCGCTCAGGCAACCTGCGCGCGGCATTCGCCCGCGTCCTCTCCGCGTTCGCGCCGGAGGGGAGGGGACCGGGGGAGATCCATCCCACCGCTGTTGTCGCTCCCGACGCCGGCATCGGTCCGGACGTCCTGCTGGGTCCGTTCGTGGTGGTGGCCTCCGGGGCCGCGATCGGCCCGCGGACCACGGTTCATGCGGGCACCAACATCGGCTCCCGGGTTCGGATCGGTGCCGATTGCCTGCTGCACCCCCACGTGACGATCTACGCCGACTGCGTGCTCGGTGATCGCGTCACAATCCACAGCGGCACGGTGATCGGCAGCGATGGGTTCGGGTATGCCACGGAAGAGGGAGTGCACCTCAAGGTGCCGCACCTCGGCCGCGTGGTGATCGAGGACGATGTCGAGATCGGCGCTAACGCCGCGGTGGATCGGGCCACGCTCGGGGAGACGCGCATCGGTCGGGGAACTAAGATAGACAACCTGGTACAGGTGGCCCACAACGTGTTGATAGGCGAGGGAGTGCTGGTTGTCTCTCAGGTGGGCATCTCCGGGAGCGTGACCATCGGGAGCGGCGTCGTCCTGGCAGGCCAGGCAGGCGTGGCTGATCACAGGCGGATAGGTGCCGGCGCGCAGGTGCTGGCTCGCGCCGCGGTTACCAGGGATGTCCCAGACGGCGCGACGGTCTCCGGCTTTCCCGCGCGCGATCACCGCGAGGAGATGAGGGCAATGGCCTCGGTCCGGCGGCTTCCCGATCTGGCAGAACGGGTCGCCGCCATCGAGGCGCAGCTTGCCGGGCGGTCGCGCCGGCAGGGCGTCCGCAAGCGCCCGGGATGA
- a CDS encoding OmpH family outer membrane protein, with translation MRYRRTAVLALALAVVAAAATGCTAGRIGLVDSPRILAESAKALRYQKEIDDRESAMTSDLQMLVNRLPKEDLEARRQQYFRELQGLRAELEASLNREVREAILQVVREKRLRGVILKGPVVYSRPGTTVDITQEVIDRLK, from the coding sequence ATGAGGTATCGGCGTACGGCGGTGCTTGCCCTGGCTCTGGCAGTTGTTGCGGCGGCCGCGACGGGATGCACAGCCGGGAGGATCGGGCTGGTGGACAGCCCGCGGATCCTGGCCGAGAGCGCCAAAGCGCTCCGCTACCAGAAGGAGATTGACGACCGCGAGTCCGCCATGACCTCGGATTTGCAGATGCTCGTGAACCGGCTCCCCAAGGAGGACCTGGAGGCGCGAAGGCAGCAGTACTTCCGTGAGCTCCAAGGGTTGCGGGCCGAACTGGAGGCTTCCCTGAATCGCGAGGTCCGCGAGGCCATCCTCCAGGTGGTTCGGGAGAAGCGGTTGCGCGGCGTGATTCTCAAGGGTCCGGTGGTCTACAGCAGGCCCGGGACCACGGTGGACATTACGCAGGAAGTGATCGACAGGTTGAAGTAG